The Vulcanimicrobium alpinum sequence AGGGGCTCGGTAGCGTGATGTCGCCGGAGTCCGTGACGATCGGCGCGTTCCGCGAGATCTCCGCGCACCGCAACGGTGCGGCAAAACACGTGCACATCGCGGCGGCGCCGATCGTCGCCGCGCAGGCGGAGTACTGGTACGCGGACGAGCGTCTCAAGCTCGCCGAACAGCTGGGCGCGCAGATCGACGTGTTCGTCGATCCTGCCGTCCATCCCGAACGCCCGCGCATCGTCTGGGGCGACGACAACCTCCCGCCGTTCGGTCAGATCCGCGTCGGCGACGAGTACGAGGTCGAGCTGCTCTCGACGCGGCTCCCGAACGCGACCTCGGCGGCGGCGATCGTCGCCGGACGGATCGTCGAGGTCGAGAACGCGGTCAACGCCGCGGGCAAGACGATCCGCATCCGGATCATCGACGTCGACGGCAGCGACATCCTCGCCGAAGCGCGCACGCCGGTCGAAGCCGCCGTCGCGATCGGCGAAGGCGGGAAGAAGCGCCGCCGCCGGGGCGGGAAGGGCCGCCGCGGTCGCGAGCTGACCGCCGCCGAGCAGGCCGACGAACTGCGCGAGCTCGCAGAAGAAGCCGAGAAAGGCTTGGGCGGACGGACCGCCATCGGGATCTCGACGACCGATGAGGTCGTCGCCAAGAACGCCGCCCCGAAGACGACCGCGCAGAAGGCCGCGGACGGCAAGGTCGCGCTGCTCCGGGGCGAGTCGCTCTCCGGTCCGCGCGCCGCGATCCTCCCCGGCGAGAAGCTCTCCGGCGACCGCGTCGCCGCGCTCTCGTCCGCACCGCTGGCGCCGCCGCAGACCCCGGCCGCCGCCGCCGGCGTCATGCCGGCGCCCAACGGCGATGCGACGGAGTCCGAAGAGGGCCGCCGTCGCCGTCGCCGCCGTCGCCGCGGGCGCGGCGGAGCCGCTGACGTTGCCGCCTCGGCGGCCGCGCCGATCCGCAGCCAGGCCGGCGCGGTCGCGGTCGACGCCGATCTCGATGACGACGAGGAACTCGAGGAGCGCTCCGGAGCCGACGCCGTTGCGGTTGCGGCGGGCGTCCCCGGCGAGAACGGGGAGCGGAAACGTCGCCGCCGTCGCCGCCGTCGCCGCGGGCGCGGAGGCGCGGGCGCCGAGGGGCAGGCCGTGGCCGCCGCGAGCGGCGAGCCCGGCGCCGTCCCCGACCGGCATATCTTCCGCGTCGACGCCGGCGGGGCCGCGCATCCGACGGGCGAGACCGCACCGCCGGTGCCGTCTCGCGCGATCGCGCCCTGGAACCGCGAGCGCGGCGAGATCGCACTCGAGCCGCCGCCGGCCGTCATTACCGCGCCTCCCGAGCCGGCCGAAGCGGTGAAGGCCGCCCGCCCAACCCGGCGCCGCCGCCCGCTCGCCGACACACCGGCCCGCGGCGGGAGACTGGAGACGGCCGCACCGGTCCCCGCGCTCCCCGCACCGGCCGCCGAGGCTGCCGTCGCCCAGGCGACGCCGCGGCGCCGCACGTCGCGGACGAAGGCCGCCGAGGCCGCCGCACCCGCCGTCGAAACCGCTGCGCCGGCGACCAAGCCGCGTACGCGCAAGACGACGGCGACAGCCGCCGGCGCGGCGAAGGCGCCCGCCAAGAAGGCCGCCGCGAAAAAAACGACGGCGAAGAAGGCGACTGCCGAGAAAGCCGGCGCCGTGAAGGCGGCTCCGGCGAAGAAGGCGACCGCCGCGAAGAAGGCCGCGAGCGGCACGCGCAAGGCGCCTGCGGCGAAGAAAGCGACGACGACCCGGAAGAAACGCTGAACCTCGCGATCTTCGTCGACTACGACGGCACGATCACCGGCGTCGACACGTTCGATCTGCTGGTGCGTACCTTCGCGGGCGACGACGCATGGCACGGATTCGAGCGCGATCTGCGCGCCGGCCGCATCACGCTGCGCGAAGCCTTGGAACGCGAAGCCGCACTCGTGCGGCTCTCGCGCACCGAGGCGCTCGCGTTTCTGGAGCGGCACGCGCCGGTCGATCCGACGTTCGCGCCGTTCGTGCGGCGCGCGCACGCGCACGGCGCGTCGGTCAGCGTCGTCTCGTCGGGGCTGCGGCAGATCATCGGCCCCGCGCTCGAGCGCGCGAGCGTCGACGTTCCGGTGTTCGCGAACGACGTCGTCTTCGACGCGGACGGCTGGAAGCTGACGTTCCTCGACGATTCGGCGAACGGTCACGACAAGGCCGCGCGCGTCCGCGATGCACGCGACGCGGGGCTGCAGACCGTCTACATCGGCGACGGGATCAGCGATTTCGACGCGGCCCTCGCCGCCGACGTGCGCTTCGCGAAAGCCGGCCGCGCACTTGAGCGCTACTGCCGCGACCAGGGCGTTGCAATGACGCCGTTCGCGACGTTCGCCGAGATCGACGTCGTGCCCGCGGAACGCTGAGCCGAGCGCCGCGCGGGTCGCGCGCAAAAACGTTGGGGCGCCGTACCGCTGCGAATCGAGGCGCATGGGCGCGTGGGGAATCGGGCTGTACGCGAGCGATTTCGCGCAGGATCTGCGAAGCACGGTGCGGGCCGTCGCGCGCCTGCCGTTCGCGGCGGACGAACTGCTCTGACACGTGCGCGATGCCGAACCGCAAGCGGCCGACGATCCGGCGGATCCCGATCATACGGCGTTCTGGCTCGTCGGCGCCGATCAGTTCGCCAAGCGCGGGATCGAC is a genomic window containing:
- a CDS encoding HAD-IB family phosphatase, encoding MFVDYDGTITGVDTFDLLVRTFAGDDAWHGFERDLRAGRITLREALEREAALVRLSRTEALAFLERHAPVDPTFAPFVRRAHAHGASVSVVSSGLRQIIGPALERASVDVPVFANDVVFDADGWKLTFLDDSANGHDKAARVRDARDAGLQTVYIGDGISDFDAALAADVRFAKAGRALERYCRDQGVAMTPFATFAEIDVVPAER
- a CDS encoding Rne/Rng family ribonuclease, with the translated sequence MSTDILISSDPWENRVAILEDGRLAEIYVERDERVIGSIYKGKVVNVLPGMGASFVDIGLGRNAFLYVDDINKTPLNIGDVEVMEGRSGYTITEKVSRGDDVLVQIVKEPRGLKGARVSTNISLPGRYLILMPTGKFSGVSRKIESADERNRLKAIMKAIRPEGMATVVRTAAANVSNAELIADLGVLIRMWHGILEQYKRVAAPALLHKDMNLVYKTARDFITPEVGHVWLDDETETENVRDFMRLLGPQYVERIQYYEHGKRLFADFKIDDEIARLMRPTVKLPSGGSIVIESTEALTVIDVNSGKFTGGKNLDDTIVRTNVEAAAEVARQVRLRDIGGIIVCDFIDMSSENDRNRVIATLQEGLRKDRTRSTIQSFSPLGLLEFTRKRVGKDLGQQLRGKCPTCEGLGSVMSPESVTIGAFREISAHRNGAAKHVHIAAAPIVAAQAEYWYADERLKLAEQLGAQIDVFVDPAVHPERPRIVWGDDNLPPFGQIRVGDEYEVELLSTRLPNATSAAAIVAGRIVEVENAVNAAGKTIRIRIIDVDGSDILAEARTPVEAAVAIGEGGKKRRRRGGKGRRGRELTAAEQADELRELAEEAEKGLGGRTAIGISTTDEVVAKNAAPKTTAQKAADGKVALLRGESLSGPRAAILPGEKLSGDRVAALSSAPLAPPQTPAAAAGVMPAPNGDATESEEGRRRRRRRRRGRGGAADVAASAAAPIRSQAGAVAVDADLDDDEELEERSGADAVAVAAGVPGENGERKRRRRRRRRRGRGGAGAEGQAVAAASGEPGAVPDRHIFRVDAGGAAHPTGETAPPVPSRAIAPWNRERGEIALEPPPAVITAPPEPAEAVKAARPTRRRRPLADTPARGGRLETAAPVPALPAPAAEAAVAQATPRRRTSRTKAAEAAAPAVETAAPATKPRTRKTTATAAGAAKAPAKKAAAKKTTAKKATAEKAGAVKAAPAKKATAAKKAASGTRKAPAAKKATTTRKKR